One genomic segment of Streptomyces sp. TLI_146 includes these proteins:
- a CDS encoding branched-chain amino acid transaminase: protein MSDANRAPVPPPLDDRDGTIWLDGRLVPWREARLHVLSHGLHYGGSVFEGERVYGGRVFKLHEHSLRLVASAREMGFALPWDAEELDAATREVVAVAGLAEGYVRPVAWRGSDTLRLVAPGSSVHVAIAAWPWPQIFASGPRGIRLRTSRWRRPAPDTAPIRAKTAALYALGSLAGQEAEEAGSDDALLLDHRGRLAEATGANLFLVIDGALHTPPPECVLDGITRRTVIALAHELGLTVVERHLDPAELARAEEVFLTGTAYEVQPVTAVDAWEYPIGEVTSTLVEAYARTVREPRPAPTDEAAPAVASESG, encoded by the coding sequence GTGAGCGACGCGAACCGCGCGCCCGTCCCGCCCCCGCTCGACGACCGGGACGGCACCATCTGGCTCGACGGACGGCTCGTGCCCTGGCGCGAGGCCCGGCTGCACGTCCTCAGCCACGGGCTGCACTACGGCGGCAGCGTCTTCGAGGGCGAACGCGTCTACGGCGGCCGGGTCTTCAAGCTCCACGAGCACAGCCTCCGCCTGGTCGCCTCGGCCCGCGAGATGGGCTTCGCCCTGCCCTGGGACGCCGAGGAGCTGGACGCCGCGACCCGCGAGGTGGTGGCCGTCGCGGGCCTGGCCGAGGGCTATGTCCGCCCGGTCGCCTGGCGCGGCAGCGACACCCTGCGCCTGGTCGCGCCGGGCAGTTCGGTCCATGTGGCGATCGCCGCGTGGCCCTGGCCGCAGATCTTCGCCTCCGGGCCGCGCGGCATCCGGCTGCGCACCTCGCGCTGGCGGCGCCCCGCGCCCGACACCGCACCGATCCGGGCCAAGACCGCGGCCCTGTACGCCCTCGGCTCCCTCGCCGGACAGGAGGCGGAGGAGGCCGGAAGCGACGACGCGCTGCTCCTGGACCACCGGGGCCGCCTCGCCGAGGCCACCGGCGCCAATCTGTTCCTGGTGATCGACGGCGCCCTGCACACCCCGCCGCCGGAGTGCGTACTGGACGGCATCACCCGCCGTACCGTCATCGCGCTCGCCCACGAGCTCGGCCTCACCGTCGTCGAACGACACCTGGATCCGGCCGAACTGGCCCGCGCGGAGGAGGTGTTCCTGACCGGCACGGCGTACGAGGTCCAGCCGGTCACCGCCGTCGACGCATGGGAGTACCCGATCGGCGAGGTGACGAGCACGCTGGTGGAGGCGTACGCGCGGACCGTGCGGGAACCCCGCCCTGCCCCGACGGACGAGGCGGCCCCGGCCGTGGCGAGCGAGAGCGGATGA
- a CDS encoding nuclear transport factor 2 family protein — MDTHATGGEGRDDGRALDRAAMEAAVRLYFEACNKVDRDLFAQCLSEDVVHYLAGGMSGPIAGIDPVVERWGADVRANDSHWAVDAVYADAHRRTAVCEWTAFKPRLGKVLRGAEVYRFDASGLIDEVRIYYASRRDDTVPVNELEGFPYAERGFAT, encoded by the coding sequence ATGGACACCCACGCCACGGGGGGCGAGGGCCGCGACGACGGCCGGGCGCTGGACCGGGCAGCCATGGAAGCCGCGGTACGGCTGTATTTCGAGGCGTGCAACAAGGTCGACCGCGACCTGTTCGCCCAGTGCCTCTCCGAGGACGTCGTGCACTACCTCGCCGGGGGGATGTCCGGCCCCATCGCCGGCATCGACCCGGTCGTGGAGCGCTGGGGCGCCGATGTCCGCGCCAACGACTCCCACTGGGCCGTGGACGCCGTCTACGCGGATGCGCACCGCCGCACCGCCGTCTGCGAGTGGACCGCCTTCAAGCCGCGCCTGGGCAAGGTGCTGCGCGGCGCGGAGGTCTACCGCTTCGACGCCTCGGGCCTGATCGACGAGGTCCGCATCTACTACGCCTCCCGGCGCGACGACACCGTCCCGGTCAACGAACTGGAGGGCTTCCCCTACGCGGAACGGGGCTTCGCCACGTGA
- a CDS encoding DUF6421 family protein produces the protein MTATPHPHRLQDDMLGEADRLGRTLLLRIDAFRVRQRDDGTVPEPREEDRRGLLAIKDEAVDWFTGHGRANQAGALAADIDGWLAAGLDTPPHFARSRDALTAPADGDWAAFLAPVQTTNSAPPVGRRLEFFLVRRKEPDALPELAVRYPHPKNNCQATVLLAGSEGLTKGNCIVFFPENVAAHDKVTEQAYAIFFFSKFRRIHETYAVPSARAVLTPDSVPQASIGMDPEVCYQARSLWGYLHDYFHHQGQWPLDRHIKLKMNWFIGLLEELKVDAKTVLACHDDAVPYADEQIAMILLERMFRYPLDARAVRNFDAGTGVFLYSWLRERGALADHGGRLSLAYERVLDGLRELVDTIEAMEAAVATPEEYRAAARELVRTQLREGAEGDRYAFTDDQLTLVRARDRLAALPPLHFAPAEV, from the coding sequence GTGACCGCGACGCCCCACCCGCACCGCCTCCAGGACGACATGCTCGGCGAGGCGGACCGGCTCGGCCGGACGCTCCTGCTGCGCATCGACGCCTTCCGCGTACGCCAGCGCGACGACGGTACGGTCCCGGAGCCCAGGGAGGAGGACCGGCGCGGCCTGCTGGCCATCAAGGACGAGGCCGTCGACTGGTTCACCGGGCACGGCAGGGCGAACCAGGCCGGCGCGCTGGCCGCCGACATCGACGGCTGGCTGGCCGCGGGACTCGACACGCCACCGCACTTCGCCCGCAGCCGCGACGCCCTGACCGCCCCGGCCGACGGCGACTGGGCGGCGTTCCTCGCCCCCGTGCAGACCACTAACAGCGCTCCGCCGGTCGGCAGGCGGCTGGAGTTCTTCCTGGTCCGCCGCAAGGAGCCCGACGCGCTGCCCGAGCTGGCCGTGCGCTATCCGCACCCCAAGAACAACTGCCAGGCCACCGTTCTGCTCGCGGGCAGCGAAGGCCTGACCAAGGGCAACTGCATCGTCTTCTTCCCGGAGAACGTCGCGGCCCACGACAAAGTGACCGAACAGGCTTACGCGATCTTCTTCTTCAGTAAATTCCGCCGCATTCACGAGACGTACGCGGTGCCGTCCGCGCGGGCCGTCCTCACCCCGGATTCCGTTCCGCAGGCCTCGATCGGAATGGACCCGGAGGTGTGTTATCAGGCGCGCTCCCTCTGGGGCTATCTGCACGACTACTTCCACCACCAGGGGCAGTGGCCGCTCGACCGGCACATCAAACTCAAGATGAACTGGTTCATCGGCCTGCTCGAAGAGCTGAAGGTCGACGCCAAGACCGTGCTCGCCTGCCACGACGACGCCGTTCCGTACGCCGACGAGCAGATCGCGATGATCCTCCTGGAGCGGATGTTCCGCTACCCGCTCGATGCCCGGGCGGTCCGCAACTTCGACGCGGGCACCGGGGTGTTCCTCTACTCGTGGCTGCGCGAACGCGGTGCCCTCGCCGACCACGGCGGGCGGCTGTCGCTGGCGTACGAACGCGTCCTGGACGGACTGCGCGAACTGGTGGACACGATCGAGGCGATGGAAGCCGCGGTCGCCACGCCCGAGGAGTACCGCGCGGCGGCCAGGGAACTGGTACGAACGCAGCTGCGCGAGGGCGCCGAGGGCGACCGCTACGCGTTCACGGACGACCAGCTGACGCTCGTGCGCGCACGGGACCGGCTGGCGGCCCTGCCACCCCTGCACTTCGCGCCCGCCGAGGTGTGA
- a CDS encoding bacilysin biosynthesis protein BacA: MVTRERLCVNDLSPSPIGEIRHLHTLGPTGTNLEAAAHEWFRRRGLEGEGRVTLHATLEYAMETVPRNGEHALVACAVYPELHTLVFGNLRVCRMVDSFVWPTHEMVLAVAPGGSAEPRTVATHPAPVGLVPPASERQLVTSNAQAAIDCADGKTEGCVTTVVAAKAHGLRVLRSFGEVPMVYTVHHVREAAP, from the coding sequence ATGGTGACGCGGGAGCGCTTATGCGTCAATGATTTATCGCCTTCGCCCATCGGCGAGATACGGCATCTGCACACCCTGGGCCCGACCGGCACCAATCTGGAGGCCGCGGCCCATGAGTGGTTCCGGCGGCGAGGACTTGAGGGCGAGGGGCGGGTGACCCTGCACGCGACCCTCGAATACGCGATGGAGACCGTGCCCAGGAACGGCGAGCACGCCCTCGTCGCCTGTGCCGTCTATCCGGAGCTGCACACGCTCGTATTCGGCAACTTGCGGGTTTGCCGCATGGTGGACTCCTTCGTGTGGCCCACCCATGAAATGGTGCTCGCCGTCGCGCCGGGCGGGAGCGCCGAGCCGCGCACCGTGGCCACCCACCCGGCGCCGGTCGGCCTCGTACCACCGGCGAGCGAACGGCAGTTGGTGACCAGCAACGCGCAGGCGGCCATCGACTGCGCCGACGGCAAGACCGAAGGGTGCGTCACCACGGTCGTCGCGGCGAAGGCCCACGGCCTGCGGGTGCTGCGCAGCTTCGGCGAGGTGCCGATGGTCTACACCGTGCACCACGTGCGGGAGGCCGCTCCGTGA
- a CDS encoding FBP domain-containing protein produces the protein MKQLTEKEIRAAFVNCTKGEAKRLSVPRDLAEHPWDDLDYFGWRDPQAPGRVYLVAELEGTVRALVLRSPGHTSGQARRSMCSICLTTHDGGVSLMVAPKAGKAGQQGNSVGIYLCSDLACSLYVRGKRDAGAGARLHETITLEEKIERTVANLAAFAAKVTEV, from the coding sequence ATGAAGCAGCTGACTGAGAAAGAGATCCGTGCCGCCTTCGTGAACTGCACCAAGGGCGAGGCCAAGCGCCTGTCCGTACCACGTGACCTGGCCGAGCACCCCTGGGACGACCTGGACTACTTCGGCTGGCGAGATCCCCAGGCCCCCGGCCGTGTCTATCTGGTCGCCGAGCTGGAGGGCACCGTCAGGGCCCTCGTCCTGCGCAGCCCCGGCCACACCTCCGGGCAGGCCCGCCGCAGCATGTGCTCGATATGCCTGACGACCCACGACGGCGGCGTGTCCCTGATGGTCGCGCCCAAGGCGGGCAAGGCGGGACAGCAGGGGAACTCGGTGGGCATCTACCTCTGCAGCGACCTCGCGTGTTCGCTGTACGTACGGGGCAAGAGGGACGCGGGCGCCGGCGCGCGGCTCCACGAGACGATCACCCTGGAGGAGAAGATCGAGCGGACCGTGGCGAACCTCGCCGCGTTCGCCGCGAAGGTGACGGAGGTCTGA
- a CDS encoding TetR/AcrR family transcriptional regulator, with product MGRVGLSTERLTRAGAELADEVGFEQVTVSALARQFDVKVASLYSHVKNSQDLKTRIALLALEELADRGADALAGRAGKDALAALANVYRDYAREHPGRYAAAQLRLTPEAAAASAGGRHAQMIRAILRGYDLSEPDQTHAVRLLGSVFHGYITLELGGGFSHSAPDTQQTWTRILDALDALLRNWPAR from the coding sequence ATGGGACGCGTAGGGCTGAGCACGGAACGCCTGACCCGGGCCGGGGCGGAACTGGCCGACGAGGTCGGCTTCGAGCAGGTGACCGTCTCGGCGCTGGCCCGGCAGTTCGACGTCAAGGTCGCGAGCCTGTACTCGCACGTCAAGAACTCCCAGGACCTCAAGACGCGGATCGCGCTCCTCGCGCTGGAGGAGCTCGCCGACCGGGGCGCCGACGCGCTGGCCGGGCGGGCGGGGAAGGACGCCCTGGCCGCGCTGGCCAACGTCTACCGGGACTACGCGCGCGAACACCCCGGCCGCTACGCCGCCGCCCAGCTGAGGCTCACCCCGGAGGCGGCGGCCGCCAGCGCGGGCGGCAGACACGCCCAGATGATCCGGGCCATCCTGCGCGGCTACGACCTGAGCGAACCCGACCAGACGCACGCGGTCCGGCTGCTCGGCAGCGTCTTCCACGGCTACATCACTCTGGAGCTCGGCGGCGGCTTCAGCCACAGCGCCCCCGACACCCAGCAGACCTGGACGCGGATCCTGGACGCCCTGGACGCCCTGCTCCGGAACTGGCCCGCGCGGTGA
- a CDS encoding GDSL-type esterase/lipase family protein, with translation MHTQDAWTTTPVTAGLLRGALDVERTEHGVLPHRLPARARAQNTDGQLAMAESQPSGVRLVFRTRATAIELDTLPTKRVYVGAPPRPDGVYDLVVDGVLAGQARATGGSTLTIDMASGSVEHRPGEPGTLRFTGLPDAPKDVEIWLPHNETTELVALRTDAPLAPAPDRGRKVWLHHGSSISHGSDAASPSTTWPALAASLGGVELINLGLGGSALLDPFTARALRDTPADLISVKIGLNVVNTDLMRLRAFGPAVHGFLDTIREGHPDAPLLVVSPILCPIHEDTPGPSALDVTTLGAGQLRFKAMGDPAERASGKLTLGVIRDELARIVKQRTAEDPHLHHLDGRALYGEADAVRLPLPDELHPDAATHRQLGERFAELAFTADGAFGSDVRV, from the coding sequence ATGCACACCCAGGACGCCTGGACCACCACCCCCGTCACCGCCGGCCTCCTGCGCGGCGCCCTCGACGTGGAGCGCACCGAGCACGGCGTACTGCCGCACCGGCTCCCCGCCCGGGCCCGGGCGCAGAACACGGACGGGCAACTGGCGATGGCCGAGTCCCAGCCCTCCGGCGTACGTCTGGTCTTCCGCACCCGAGCCACCGCGATCGAACTGGACACCCTGCCCACCAAGCGGGTCTACGTGGGCGCCCCGCCCCGCCCGGACGGCGTGTACGACCTGGTCGTCGACGGCGTGCTCGCCGGACAGGCCCGTGCGACGGGCGGCAGCACCCTGACCATCGACATGGCTTCCGGCTCGGTCGAGCACCGGCCCGGAGAGCCCGGCACCCTCCGCTTCACGGGCCTGCCCGACGCCCCCAAGGACGTCGAGATCTGGCTGCCGCACAACGAGACCACCGAGCTCGTCGCCCTGCGCACCGACGCCCCCCTGGCCCCCGCCCCGGACCGGGGCCGCAAGGTGTGGCTGCACCACGGCAGTTCGATCAGCCACGGCTCCGACGCCGCCAGTCCCTCGACCACCTGGCCCGCGCTCGCCGCCTCGCTCGGCGGTGTCGAGCTGATCAACCTGGGCCTGGGCGGCAGCGCCCTGCTCGACCCGTTCACCGCCCGCGCCCTGCGGGACACCCCGGCCGACTTGATCAGCGTCAAGATCGGCCTCAATGTGGTCAACACCGACCTGATGCGCCTGCGCGCCTTCGGACCGGCCGTGCACGGCTTCCTGGACACCATCCGCGAAGGCCACCCGGACGCACCGCTGCTGGTCGTCTCGCCCATCCTGTGCCCCATCCACGAGGACACCCCCGGCCCCAGCGCCCTGGACGTCACGACCCTCGGCGCCGGGCAGCTGCGGTTCAAGGCCATGGGCGACCCGGCCGAGCGCGCGAGCGGGAAGCTGACCCTGGGCGTCATCCGGGACGAGCTGGCCCGGATCGTCAAGCAGCGTACGGCCGAGGACCCGCACCTGCACCACCTCGACGGCCGCGCCCTGTACGGCGAGGCCGACGCCGTCCGCCTCCCGCTGCCCGACGAACTCCACCCGGACGCGGCCACCCACCGCCAGCTCGGCGAACGCTTCGCCGAGCTGGCGTTCACGGCCGACGGTGCGTTCGGGAGCGACGTGCGCGTCTGA
- a CDS encoding serine hydrolase, translating into MAGITIARSVTTLAATAALLAGSAVGASAAQGQAEPDVSGVRAALQRVVDAGAPGAFAVIRDHGKAERGRTVALGKANLDGTPMDAGLRFRVGSNSKMFTSVLVMRLAEQGRIDLDKPLRDYLPAGTLPESWSITGRQVMEHRAGVYDHTNDLLEQSGEETTAAFEKRIRNNVYEPRDLVAMSVKHGLQYTPGTAYSYSNTDFVLMGLAAEHLTGRPYAELLREQIFEPLKLRQTSFTVPQKTIAGRHVTGYLTNDDRSKPLLDSTEQTASWVWSAGGVVSSARDLDRFMTALLAGSSGGLVSDESLRQMTSVLPTGTAKISYGLGVREIALSCGKVLGHGGIVQGYQTQTFSTPDGKRTVVLFANASNNGAITSGLTNTLEPAFCGKAPTAPAPRSSITGNGNADRDGGRWIPAVEDTRI; encoded by the coding sequence ATGGCTGGAATCACGATCGCGCGTTCGGTGACCACGCTCGCGGCCACCGCCGCGCTGCTGGCCGGGAGCGCCGTGGGCGCGTCCGCCGCGCAGGGCCAGGCCGAGCCGGACGTGTCGGGGGTGCGTGCCGCGCTGCAGCGCGTGGTGGACGCGGGGGCGCCGGGCGCGTTCGCGGTCATCCGCGACCACGGCAAGGCCGAGCGCGGCCGGACGGTGGCGCTGGGCAAGGCGAATCTCGACGGCACGCCCATGGACGCGGGCCTGCGCTTCCGGGTGGGCAGCAACTCCAAGATGTTCACCTCGGTCCTGGTGATGCGCCTCGCCGAGCAGGGCCGCATCGACCTGGACAAGCCGCTGCGCGACTACCTGCCCGCCGGGACGCTTCCCGAGAGCTGGTCGATCACCGGGCGCCAGGTCATGGAGCACCGCGCCGGTGTGTACGACCACACCAACGACCTCCTGGAGCAGAGCGGGGAGGAGACCACGGCGGCCTTCGAGAAGCGCATCCGGAACAACGTCTACGAGCCCAGGGACCTCGTGGCGATGTCGGTGAAGCACGGCCTCCAGTACACCCCGGGGACGGCGTACTCGTACTCGAACACCGACTTCGTGCTGATGGGTCTCGCGGCCGAGCACCTCACCGGGCGCCCCTACGCCGAGCTGCTGCGCGAGCAGATCTTCGAGCCGCTGAAGCTGCGTCAGACGTCCTTCACCGTGCCCCAGAAGACCATCGCGGGCCGGCACGTCACCGGCTACCTCACCAACGACGACCGCAGCAAGCCGCTCCTCGACTCGACCGAGCAGACCGCCTCCTGGGTCTGGAGCGCGGGCGGCGTGGTCTCCTCGGCGCGCGACCTCGACCGTTTCATGACCGCCCTGCTCGCCGGGAGCTCCGGCGGGCTGGTCTCCGACGAGTCGCTGCGGCAGATGACGAGCGTGCTCCCCACCGGCACGGCGAAGATCAGCTACGGCTTGGGGGTCCGGGAGATCGCGCTCTCCTGCGGCAAGGTGCTCGGCCACGGCGGAATCGTCCAGGGCTACCAGACGCAGACGTTCTCCACCCCGGACGGCAAGCGCACGGTCGTCCTCTTCGCGAACGCCTCCAACAACGGCGCGATCACCAGCGGTTTGACGAACACCTTGGAGCCCGCGTTCTGCGGCAAGGCACCCACCGCGCCCGCGCCGCGCAGCTCGATCACCGGGAACGGCAACGCGGACAGGGACGGCGGCCGCTGGATCCCCGCCGTGGAGGACACCCGTATCTGA